A window from Clostridiales bacterium encodes these proteins:
- a CDS encoding helix-turn-helix transcriptional regulator, giving the protein MGERFAKKLQELMDKNMMTPSELARKLNLSRMMIYQYLNEISLPSKERLPAMAKVLGCEKDELAKAAFEDYKEKRIKRRGF; this is encoded by the coding sequence ATGGGTGAAAGATTTGCTAAAAAACTGCAGGAGTTGATGGACAAGAATATGATGACGCCGTCCGAACTAGCAAGAAAATTGAACCTGTCAAGAATGATGATATATCAATATCTAAATGAAATATCCTTGCCCTCAAAAGAAAGGCTACCCGCTATGGCAAAGGTTTTGGGCTGCGAAAAAGACGAGCTAGCCAAAGCCGCCTTTGAGGATTATAAAGAAAAAAGAATAAAAAGAAGAGGGTTTTGA